From one Tsukamurella tyrosinosolvens genomic stretch:
- a CDS encoding homoserine dehydrogenase, with amino-acid sequence MTESAQQRELGVALLGMGTVGTEVARILVENADDLAARVGANLVIRGIAVRDTGKDRGLKALGLKKSLLTDDAEALVGRDDVDIVVEVMGGIEPTRSLMLSAFKAGKSVVTANKALLAEYTGQLADAANKARADLYFEAAVAGAIPVIRPLQQSLAGDSVELVAGIVNGTTNFILSNMAEKGEAYETVLAEAGRLGYAEADPTADVEGYDAASKAAILASIAFHTRVKADDVHREGITGVTAADIEAAKAFDCTIKLLAICEKFTDAEGAQRVSARVYPALVPVKHPLASVDGAYNAVFVEAENAGRLMFYGAGAGGAPTASAVMGDLVAAARNKVVSGRGPRDSAYAKLPIAPIGEVLTRYYVAMEVADRPGVLSAVANEFSARSVSISTVRQQADTPDQGARLVILTHKAPDAALSATVEALKNLDVVTAVSSVLRLEGTND; translated from the coding sequence ATGACCGAATCCGCACAGCAGAGGGAACTGGGCGTCGCCCTCCTCGGCATGGGCACCGTGGGCACCGAGGTGGCGCGCATTCTCGTGGAGAACGCCGACGACCTCGCGGCGCGCGTCGGCGCGAACCTCGTCATCCGCGGGATCGCCGTGCGCGACACCGGCAAGGACCGCGGCCTGAAGGCCCTCGGCCTGAAGAAGAGCCTGCTCACCGACGACGCGGAGGCGCTCGTCGGCCGCGACGACGTCGACATCGTGGTCGAGGTGATGGGCGGCATCGAGCCCACCCGCTCGCTCATGCTCAGCGCCTTCAAGGCCGGCAAGTCGGTGGTCACCGCGAACAAGGCGCTGCTCGCCGAGTACACCGGCCAGCTCGCCGACGCCGCCAACAAGGCCCGCGCCGACCTGTACTTCGAGGCGGCCGTGGCCGGCGCGATCCCCGTGATCCGCCCGCTGCAGCAGTCCCTCGCGGGTGACAGCGTGGAGCTGGTGGCGGGCATCGTCAACGGCACCACCAACTTCATCCTCTCCAACATGGCGGAGAAGGGCGAGGCCTACGAGACCGTGCTCGCCGAGGCGGGCCGCCTGGGCTACGCCGAGGCGGACCCGACCGCCGACGTCGAGGGCTACGACGCCGCGTCGAAGGCCGCGATCCTCGCGTCGATCGCGTTCCACACGCGCGTCAAGGCCGACGACGTCCACCGCGAGGGCATCACCGGCGTCACCGCCGCCGACATCGAGGCCGCCAAGGCCTTCGACTGCACCATCAAGCTGCTCGCGATCTGCGAGAAGTTCACCGATGCCGAAGGTGCACAGCGGGTCTCGGCGCGCGTCTACCCGGCGCTGGTGCCCGTCAAGCATCCCCTCGCCAGCGTCGACGGCGCCTACAACGCCGTCTTCGTGGAGGCCGAGAACGCCGGCCGCCTCATGTTCTACGGCGCCGGCGCGGGCGGCGCCCCCACCGCGTCCGCCGTCATGGGCGACCTCGTCGCCGCGGCCCGCAACAAGGTCGTCTCCGGCCGCGGACCGCGCGACTCGGCGTACGCCAAGCTGCCCATCGCGCCGATCGGCGAGGTGCTCACCCGCTACTACGTGGCGATGGAGGTGGCGGACCGTCCCGGCGTGCTCAGCGCCGTCGCGAACGAGTTCTCGGCGCGGAGCGTGTCCATCAGCACGGTCCGCCAGCAGGCCGACACCCCGGACCAGGGCGCGCGGCTCGTGATCCTCACCCACAAGGCACCGGACGCGGCCCTCTCGGCCACCGTCGAGGCCCTGAAGAACCTGGACGTGGTGACCGCCGTGTCCTCCGTGCTCCGTCTGGAGGGAACCAATGACTGA
- the thrC gene encoding threonine synthase: protein MTDAVHQPWPGLIEAYRHRLPVCDTWEPGWAPVTLREGATPLLPATALSELTGCDVHLKVEGLNPTGSFKDRGMTMAVTEAKATGKKGVLCASTGNTSASAAAYAAIAGIECAVLVPAGKIAMGKLAQAVMYGATIIEVDGNFDDCLELARKTTATFDTIALVNSVNPVRIEGQKTAAFEIVDALGKAPDVHALPVGNAGNITAYWRGYSEYFADGISGSRPRMLGVQAAGAAPLVNGAPVKDPETIATAIRIGSPASWNQAVAAKDESNGQFRAATDEKLLEAYRLIAKTEGVFVEPASAASVAGLLAATADGWIEKGSTVVCTVTGNGLKDPDTALSSLPEIARVGIDPVAVASAMGLTE, encoded by the coding sequence ATGACTGACGCCGTGCACCAGCCCTGGCCCGGGCTGATCGAGGCCTACCGGCACCGTCTGCCCGTGTGCGACACGTGGGAGCCCGGCTGGGCGCCCGTGACCCTCCGCGAGGGCGCGACCCCGCTGCTGCCCGCCACGGCGCTCTCCGAGCTCACCGGCTGCGACGTGCACCTCAAGGTCGAGGGCCTCAACCCCACCGGTTCCTTCAAAGACCGGGGCATGACCATGGCCGTCACCGAGGCCAAGGCCACCGGCAAGAAGGGCGTGCTCTGCGCGTCCACCGGCAACACGTCCGCCTCCGCCGCGGCCTACGCCGCCATCGCCGGCATCGAGTGCGCCGTGCTGGTGCCCGCGGGGAAGATCGCCATGGGCAAGCTGGCCCAGGCCGTCATGTACGGCGCCACGATCATCGAGGTCGACGGCAACTTCGACGACTGCCTCGAGCTGGCCCGCAAGACCACCGCCACGTTCGACACGATCGCCCTGGTCAACTCGGTGAACCCGGTGCGCATCGAGGGCCAGAAGACCGCGGCCTTCGAGATCGTCGACGCGCTCGGCAAGGCGCCCGACGTGCACGCGCTCCCCGTCGGCAACGCCGGCAACATCACCGCCTACTGGCGCGGCTACAGCGAGTACTTCGCCGACGGGATCAGCGGATCGCGCCCGCGGATGCTCGGCGTGCAGGCCGCCGGCGCCGCGCCGTTGGTCAACGGCGCCCCGGTCAAGGACCCCGAGACCATCGCCACCGCCATCCGCATCGGCAGCCCCGCCTCCTGGAACCAGGCCGTCGCCGCCAAGGACGAGTCGAACGGCCAGTTCCGCGCCGCGACCGACGAGAAGCTGCTCGAGGCCTACCGCCTCATCGCCAAGACCGAGGGCGTCTTCGTCGAGCCCGCGTCGGCCGCGTCCGTCGCCGGCCTGCTCGCCGCCACCGCGGACGGCTGGATCGAGAAGGGCTCCACCGTGGTCTGCACCGTGACCGGCAACGGCCTCAAGGACCCCGACACGGCGCTGAGCAGCCTGCCCGAGATCGCGCGCGTCGGCATCGACCCCGTCGCCGTCGCCTCCGCCATGGGCCTGACGGAGTAG
- the thrB gene encoding homoserine kinase encodes MSPASNAPLVLPVGLKATVTVPASSANLGPGFDTLGLALGLYDDVTVETVDPETDGDLTVAITGEGADEVPTDDRHLVVVALRRTLTHLGVTAPGLRLTCVNRIPHSRGLGSSAAAAVAGIAAAAALAADADAPRGLTTDEMVQLASEFEGHPDNASASVLGGAVVSWTVPAVPVPDVAGYRDHAAASAAPSAPLHYGARRVDVHPDIRAYAFVPDVQSSTSVTRGMLPRLVPHADAAFNASRAALMVLALTAHPDLLLDATEDRLHQRYRAASMKESSALVERLRAAGVAAAISGAGPTVLALTPQALPTRLADAATEAGFTVRELPVADGVVRS; translated from the coding sequence GTGTCACCCGCCTCGAACGCCCCGCTCGTCCTGCCCGTCGGCCTGAAGGCCACCGTGACCGTCCCGGCGTCCAGCGCCAACCTCGGCCCCGGCTTCGACACCCTCGGCCTCGCGCTGGGGCTCTACGACGACGTCACCGTCGAGACCGTGGACCCCGAAACCGACGGTGACCTGACCGTCGCGATCACGGGGGAGGGCGCCGACGAAGTGCCGACGGACGACCGTCACCTCGTGGTCGTCGCGCTGCGCCGGACCCTCACCCACCTCGGCGTCACCGCGCCCGGGCTGCGCCTGACCTGCGTCAACCGCATCCCGCACTCGCGCGGGCTCGGCTCCTCGGCCGCCGCGGCCGTCGCCGGGATCGCGGCCGCCGCCGCCCTGGCCGCCGACGCCGACGCGCCCCGCGGGCTCACCACCGACGAGATGGTCCAGCTGGCCTCCGAGTTCGAGGGGCACCCGGACAACGCCTCCGCGAGCGTGCTCGGCGGCGCGGTCGTGTCCTGGACCGTGCCCGCGGTGCCCGTCCCCGACGTGGCCGGCTACCGCGACCACGCCGCGGCGAGCGCGGCACCGTCGGCGCCCCTGCACTACGGGGCGCGCCGCGTGGACGTGCACCCCGACATCCGGGCCTACGCCTTCGTCCCCGATGTGCAGTCCTCCACCTCGGTGACCCGCGGCATGCTGCCTCGGCTAGTGCCCCACGCCGACGCCGCGTTCAACGCCTCGCGCGCCGCGCTCATGGTGCTCGCGCTCACCGCGCACCCGGACCTGCTGCTCGACGCCACCGAGGACCGGCTGCACCAGCGGTACCGGGCCGCGTCGATGAAGGAGTCGTCCGCGCTGGTCGAGCGGTTGCGCGCCGCCGGTGTGGCCGCCGCGATCTCCGGCGCCGGGCCGACCGTCCTGGCCCTGACCCCGCAGGCGCTGCCCACGCGCCTCGCCGACGCCGCCACCGAGGCCGGCTTCACCGTGCGGGAACTGCCCGTGGCCGACGGGGTCGTCCGCAGCTGA
- the rho gene encoding transcription termination factor Rho has protein sequence MTETDVTTSPETATATVSTTRADERRRSGLNGMVLAELRGIASELGIKGVSGLRKGDLIAAINDHGGAGAKAAPKAAKADAPKSEAPKADAPKGDAPKAEAPKGDAPKSEAPKGDAPTSDAPKADAPKAGAPAAEAEAPKTEGRQARAPRGERAAKADRAPSDNGDASAQADAPQGDAPKTEGDQGQQQGQRRERNQRRNQNQDGENRQQGDRQQGDRQRNQGNNQGGQGQGNRNQNNGPDDDGEGTGRRGRRFRERRRGRDRGQNDSEPQVSEDDVLQPVAGILDVLDNYAFVRTSGYIAGPNDVYVSMNMIRRNGLRRGDAITGAVKMPRDGEGNNDGGGNQGGGGGRGNQNNRQKFNPLVRLDSVNGQDVDSAKNRPEFNKLTPLYPNQRLRLETAQNILTTRVIDLIMPIGKGQRALISAPPKAGKTTVLQDIANAIATNNPECYLMVVLVDERPEEVTDMQRSVRGEVISSTFDRPPSDHTSVAELAIERAKRLVEGGKDVVVLLDSITRLGRAYNNSSPASGRILSGGIDSTALYPPKRFLGAARNIENGGSLTIIATALVETGSTGDTVIFEEFKGTGNAELKLDRKISERRVFPAVDVAASNTRKDELIMAPDEAAVVNKLRRLLAALDSQQAIDLLISQLKKTQNNIEFLMTVQKNSGFGDND, from the coding sequence GTGACCGAAACGGACGTGACCACCAGCCCGGAGACGGCCACCGCCACGGTCAGCACCACGCGGGCCGACGAGCGGCGTCGCTCGGGCCTCAACGGCATGGTGCTGGCCGAGCTGCGAGGAATCGCGAGCGAGCTGGGGATCAAGGGCGTCTCCGGCCTCCGCAAGGGCGATCTCATCGCCGCGATCAACGACCACGGCGGCGCCGGCGCCAAGGCCGCGCCCAAGGCGGCCAAGGCCGACGCGCCGAAGAGCGAGGCCCCGAAGGCCGACGCTCCCAAGGGCGACGCTCCGAAGGCCGAGGCGCCCAAGGGCGACGCTCCGAAGAGCGAGGCGCCCAAGGGCGACGCCCCCACGAGCGACGCGCCCAAGGCCGACGCCCCCAAGGCCGGCGCCCCCGCGGCCGAGGCCGAAGCGCCCAAGACCGAGGGCCGCCAGGCCCGCGCGCCTCGGGGTGAGAGGGCCGCCAAGGCGGACCGCGCACCGTCGGACAACGGCGACGCGAGCGCCCAGGCCGACGCGCCCCAGGGCGACGCCCCGAAGACCGAGGGCGACCAGGGCCAGCAGCAGGGCCAGCGCCGCGAGCGCAACCAGCGCCGCAACCAGAACCAGGACGGCGAGAACCGCCAGCAGGGCGATCGCCAGCAGGGCGACCGCCAGCGGAATCAGGGCAACAACCAGGGCGGCCAGGGCCAGGGCAACCGGAACCAGAACAACGGCCCGGACGACGACGGTGAGGGCACGGGGCGCCGCGGGCGCCGCTTCCGCGAGCGCCGCCGCGGCCGCGACCGGGGCCAGAACGACAGCGAGCCGCAGGTCAGCGAGGACGACGTCCTGCAGCCCGTGGCCGGCATCCTCGACGTGCTCGACAACTACGCCTTCGTGCGCACGTCGGGCTACATCGCCGGGCCGAACGACGTCTACGTGTCGATGAACATGATCCGCCGCAACGGCCTGCGCCGCGGCGACGCGATCACCGGCGCCGTGAAGATGCCCCGCGACGGCGAGGGCAACAACGACGGCGGCGGCAACCAGGGCGGCGGGGGCGGCCGCGGCAACCAGAACAACCGGCAGAAGTTCAACCCGCTGGTGCGGTTGGACTCGGTCAACGGCCAGGACGTCGATTCGGCGAAGAACCGGCCCGAGTTCAACAAGCTCACGCCGCTCTACCCGAACCAGCGGCTGCGCCTCGAGACCGCGCAGAACATCCTCACCACCCGCGTGATCGACCTGATCATGCCCATCGGCAAGGGGCAGCGCGCGCTGATCTCCGCCCCGCCGAAGGCCGGTAAGACCACGGTGCTGCAGGACATCGCCAACGCGATCGCCACCAACAACCCCGAGTGCTACCTCATGGTCGTGCTGGTGGACGAGCGGCCCGAAGAGGTCACCGACATGCAGCGCAGCGTGCGCGGTGAGGTCATCAGCTCCACCTTCGACCGGCCCCCGTCAGACCACACGTCCGTCGCCGAGCTGGCCATCGAGCGGGCCAAGCGCCTCGTCGAGGGCGGCAAGGACGTCGTGGTGCTGCTCGACTCGATCACCCGCCTGGGCCGCGCCTACAACAACTCGAGCCCAGCGTCGGGCCGCATCCTCTCCGGCGGTATCGATTCGACGGCCCTGTACCCGCCGAAGCGGTTCCTCGGCGCGGCGCGCAACATCGAGAACGGCGGCTCGCTGACGATCATCGCCACGGCGCTGGTCGAGACCGGCTCCACCGGTGACACCGTGATCTTCGAGGAGTTCAAGGGCACGGGCAACGCCGAGCTCAAGCTGGACCGCAAGATCTCCGAGCGGCGCGTCTTCCCGGCGGTCGACGTCGCGGCGTCGAACACCCGTAAGGACGAGCTCATCATGGCCCCCGACGAGGCGGCCGTGGTGAACAAGCTGCGCCGCCTGCTGGCCGCGCTGGACAGCCAGCAGGCCATCGACCTGCTGATCAGCCAGCTCAAGAAGACGCAGAACAACATCGAGTTCCTCATGACCGTGCAGAAGAACAGCGGTTTCGGCGACAACGACTGA
- a CDS encoding serine/threonine-protein kinase — protein MNESANGPAVEPAGTVIGGYVVERLLGAGGMGAVYAARHPRLPRVDALKVLPTAFSHDPTYRARFEREADMAARLDHPNIVPVYDRGNDDGRLWMSMKLVPGRDAAALLASNPSGLPVDQVLTIVDAVAAALDYAHTQGLLHRDVKPGNIMIDTTGSSPRVMLGDFGIARQQQEHSDLTSVGMVVGTLDYASPEQLSGDPVDGRSDQYSLAGTTVQLLTGAKPYGASSGTAVIRDHLMAPPPAPSRQRPGLSPAIDAVIARAMAKSPQQRYATCHDFAQALHAAAAGAYPQQGQAPSNPTARVATPPPGAGFRPATPPPFQGAPSQPFARPSGPISNSTGQVPGPQGTWQGGPVGLAGPAPQQGGTRKGVVVGAIAAVAVVAVAAISILVFSTSSDEAVASPTSRSSAPVTTSTTTPANNLSTVRDGYIDPCLLPVSAITALGISPLADDPGQRSTEAGAKYACKGSDSKASNADVKFATFVTSNSWETGTPVSVSGSTKWRSFTVPSTNTSTPDYCITAYKSLSNGVLYIGLQKVGNRDCNRGAEIAAAITQYLPQ, from the coding sequence GTGAACGAGTCAGCCAATGGACCTGCGGTGGAGCCCGCCGGGACCGTGATCGGCGGGTACGTCGTGGAGCGCCTGCTGGGCGCGGGCGGCATGGGCGCGGTCTACGCGGCGCGGCACCCGCGGCTGCCGCGCGTGGACGCCCTGAAGGTGCTCCCCACCGCCTTCTCCCACGACCCCACGTACCGGGCTCGGTTCGAGCGCGAGGCCGACATGGCCGCGCGGCTCGACCACCCGAACATCGTCCCGGTGTACGACCGCGGCAACGACGACGGCCGGCTGTGGATGTCGATGAAGCTGGTCCCGGGCCGGGACGCCGCGGCGCTGCTCGCGAGCAACCCGAGCGGCCTGCCCGTCGACCAGGTGCTGACCATCGTCGACGCGGTGGCCGCGGCGCTGGACTACGCGCACACCCAGGGCCTGCTGCACCGCGACGTCAAGCCGGGCAACATCATGATCGACACCACCGGGTCGTCGCCGCGCGTCATGCTCGGCGACTTCGGCATCGCGCGCCAGCAGCAGGAGCACAGCGATCTCACCTCCGTCGGCATGGTGGTCGGCACCCTCGACTACGCCTCGCCGGAGCAGCTCAGCGGCGACCCCGTCGACGGCCGCAGCGACCAGTACAGCCTCGCCGGCACGACGGTGCAGCTGCTCACCGGCGCGAAGCCCTACGGCGCGAGCAGCGGGACCGCCGTGATCCGCGACCACCTGATGGCGCCGCCGCCGGCGCCGTCGCGGCAGCGCCCGGGCCTGTCGCCCGCGATCGACGCGGTGATCGCGCGGGCGATGGCGAAGTCGCCGCAGCAGCGGTACGCGACCTGCCACGACTTCGCGCAGGCCCTGCACGCCGCGGCGGCGGGCGCCTATCCGCAGCAGGGGCAGGCACCGTCGAACCCGACGGCGCGGGTCGCGACGCCGCCGCCCGGCGCGGGCTTCCGCCCGGCGACTCCCCCGCCGTTCCAGGGCGCGCCTTCGCAGCCGTTCGCCCGGCCGTCGGGCCCGATCTCCAACTCGACCGGCCAGGTCCCGGGCCCGCAGGGCACGTGGCAGGGCGGGCCGGTGGGCCTGGCCGGGCCGGCGCCGCAGCAGGGCGGCACGAGGAAGGGCGTCGTGGTCGGCGCGATCGCCGCGGTCGCGGTCGTGGCGGTGGCCGCGATCTCGATCCTGGTGTTCAGCACGAGCTCCGACGAGGCCGTCGCCTCGCCGACGAGTAGGAGCAGCGCACCCGTCACGACCAGCACCACGACGCCCGCGAACAACCTGTCGACGGTGCGGGACGGCTACATCGACCCGTGCCTGCTGCCGGTGTCCGCGATCACGGCCCTGGGGATCAGCCCGCTCGCGGACGACCCTGGCCAGCGGTCGACGGAGGCCGGCGCGAAATACGCGTGCAAGGGCTCCGATTCGAAGGCCAGCAACGCGGACGTGAAGTTCGCGACCTTCGTCACGTCGAACTCGTGGGAGACGGGGACGCCCGTCTCCGTCTCCGGATCGACGAAGTGGCGCTCCTTCACGGTGCCGAGCACCAACACCTCGACGCCGGACTACTGCATCACCGCGTACAAGTCGCTGTCGAACGGCGTGCTCTACATCGGCTTGCAGAAGGTCGGCAACCGCGACTGCAACCGCGGCGCCGAGATCGCCGCGGCCATCACGCAGTACCTGCCGCAGTAG
- the rpmE gene encoding 50S ribosomal protein L31 — translation MKQGIHPDYVATTVVCGCGNTFETHSTKADGRINVEVCSQCHPFYTGKQKILDTGGRVARFEKRYGKRPSKASASE, via the coding sequence ATGAAGCAGGGGATCCACCCCGATTACGTGGCCACCACCGTTGTCTGCGGTTGCGGTAACACGTTCGAGACGCACAGCACCAAGGCCGACGGCCGCATCAACGTCGAGGTCTGCTCGCAGTGCCACCCGTTCTACACGGGCAAGCAGAAGATCCTCGACACCGGCGGCCGCGTCGCTCGCTTCGAGAAGCGCTACGGCAAGCGCCCGAGCAAGGCCTCGGCCTCCGAGTAG
- the prfA gene encoding peptide chain release factor 1, with protein sequence MSASSPSAIDDILAEYSGLEQQMSDPALHNDAGAARKVGKRFAELAPIMATHRKLEAAREDRAAAQELAAADASFADEVTALTEQIEALEQQLTDLLAPRDPHDSDDVVLEVKSGEGGEESALFAGDLARMYLRYAERRGWKVETLGATYSDLGGFKDATFAIKSRGPGADGSIDGVWARMKFEGGVHRVQRVPATESQGRIHTSAAGVLVYPEPDEVEEVQIDESDLRIDVYRSSGKGGQGVNTTDSAVRITHLPTNIVVTCQNERSQLQNKARAMQVLAARLQALKEEEAEAAASDSRAAQIRTVDRSERIRTYNFPENRIADHRIGFKSHNLDQVLDGELDALLDALQAADRQARLEAE encoded by the coding sequence ATGAGCGCCTCGTCCCCCTCCGCGATCGACGACATCCTCGCCGAGTACTCCGGTCTCGAGCAGCAGATGTCCGACCCCGCGCTGCACAACGACGCGGGCGCGGCGCGCAAGGTGGGCAAGCGCTTCGCCGAGCTGGCGCCGATCATGGCGACGCACCGCAAGCTGGAGGCCGCCCGCGAGGACCGCGCCGCCGCCCAGGAGCTGGCCGCCGCCGACGCGTCCTTCGCCGACGAGGTGACCGCGCTGACCGAGCAGATCGAGGCGCTCGAGCAGCAGCTCACCGACCTGCTCGCGCCGCGCGACCCGCACGACTCCGACGACGTCGTGCTCGAGGTCAAGTCGGGCGAGGGCGGCGAGGAGTCGGCCCTGTTCGCCGGCGACCTCGCCCGCATGTACCTGCGGTACGCCGAGCGCCGCGGCTGGAAGGTCGAGACCCTCGGCGCCACCTACTCCGACCTCGGCGGCTTCAAGGACGCCACGTTCGCGATCAAGTCCCGCGGCCCCGGCGCCGACGGGTCGATCGACGGCGTGTGGGCCCGGATGAAGTTCGAGGGCGGCGTGCACCGCGTGCAGCGAGTCCCCGCCACCGAGAGCCAGGGCCGCATCCACACGTCCGCCGCCGGCGTGCTCGTCTACCCCGAGCCCGACGAGGTCGAGGAGGTGCAGATCGACGAGTCCGACCTGCGCATCGACGTCTACCGGTCCTCCGGCAAGGGCGGCCAGGGCGTCAACACCACCGACTCCGCCGTGCGCATCACGCACCTCCCCACGAACATCGTCGTGACCTGCCAGAACGAGCGGTCCCAGCTGCAGAACAAGGCCCGCGCCATGCAGGTGCTCGCCGCGCGGCTGCAGGCCCTCAAGGAGGAGGAGGCGGAGGCCGCCGCGTCGGACTCCCGGGCCGCGCAGATCCGCACCGTCGACCGCTCCGAGCGGATCCGCACCTACAACTTCCCCGAGAACCGCATCGCCGACCACCGCATCGGCTTCAAGTCGCACAACCTCGACCAGGTCCTCGACGGCGAGCTGGACGCCCTGCTCGACGCGCTGCAGGCGGCGGACCGCCAGGCCCGGCTCGAGGCCGAGTAA
- the prmC gene encoding peptide chain release factor N(5)-glutamine methyltransferase: MTRPTMLAAAATARLAEAGVPSARFDAEALLAEALGIDRGRIPIADDATPEQAAAYEALLARRAAREPLQHILGRTYFGPLTLAVGPGVFVPRPETELLAVWAARQVGRGAAIVDLCAGSGALGLYLAATVPGSRVVLVERDPAALDYLRRNAAAAALAGTATVLDADVRDPELPDRVAELLGTVDLVVTNPPYVPEGADLDREAAADPAAALFSGADGLDLIRELAPLAARLLAAGGAVAVEHDDSNGAGTAELLRAAGFGGVAEHRDLAGRPRYVTGRMDP; this comes from the coding sequence GTGACCCGACCCACGATGCTGGCCGCCGCCGCGACGGCCCGGCTGGCGGAGGCCGGCGTCCCGTCGGCGCGGTTCGACGCGGAGGCCCTGCTCGCCGAGGCCCTCGGCATCGACCGCGGGCGCATCCCGATCGCCGACGACGCGACGCCGGAGCAGGCGGCCGCGTACGAGGCCCTGCTGGCCAGGAGGGCGGCCCGGGAGCCGCTGCAGCACATCCTGGGCCGCACGTACTTCGGGCCGCTCACGCTGGCCGTGGGCCCCGGCGTCTTCGTCCCGCGGCCCGAGACCGAGCTGCTCGCCGTCTGGGCCGCGCGCCAGGTGGGCCGCGGCGCCGCGATCGTCGACCTCTGCGCCGGCTCCGGCGCGCTGGGCCTGTACCTCGCGGCGACGGTGCCCGGCTCCCGCGTCGTGCTCGTCGAGCGCGATCCCGCGGCCCTGGACTACCTGCGCCGTAACGCCGCCGCGGCCGCGCTCGCGGGCACGGCGACGGTGCTCGACGCCGACGTGCGCGACCCGGAGCTGCCGGATCGCGTGGCGGAGCTGCTCGGCACCGTCGACCTGGTGGTCACCAACCCGCCCTACGTGCCCGAGGGCGCGGATCTCGATCGCGAGGCGGCCGCCGATCCCGCCGCCGCCCTGTTCTCCGGCGCCGACGGGCTGGACCTGATCCGCGAACTCGCGCCGCTCGCGGCGCGGCTGCTCGCGGCCGGGGGAGCGGTGGCGGTGGAGCACGACGACAGCAACGGCGCGGGCACCGCGGAGCTGCTGCGCGCCGCGGGGTTCGGCGGCGTCGCCGAGCACCGGGACCTCGCGGGCAGGCCCCGGTACGTGACTGGCAGGATGGACCCGTGA
- a CDS encoding L-threonylcarbamoyladenylate synthase, whose protein sequence is MSIASRAFDCTDPESRAAGLSAARSALKGGHLVVMPTDTVYGIGCDAFDGRAVASLLAAKNRGPDMPVGVLVGSWNTIDGLVSRVSDAARELTRAFWPGAVSLVVEQAPSLAWDLGDTRGTVMLRMPLHPVAIELLREVGPMAVSSANVSGRPPAATMLEARDQLGDSVDVYLDGGPSEHAAPSSIVDLSGPQPRVLREGAVSTARIAEVLGVTVESLA, encoded by the coding sequence GTGAGCATCGCCAGCCGCGCCTTCGACTGCACCGACCCGGAATCCCGTGCCGCGGGCCTCAGCGCCGCCCGGTCCGCGCTGAAGGGCGGCCACCTCGTGGTGATGCCGACCGACACCGTCTACGGCATCGGCTGCGACGCCTTCGACGGCCGCGCCGTCGCATCGCTGCTCGCTGCGAAGAACCGCGGCCCCGATATGCCGGTCGGCGTGCTCGTGGGTTCCTGGAACACCATCGACGGGCTCGTCAGCCGCGTCAGCGACGCCGCCCGCGAGCTGACCCGCGCGTTCTGGCCCGGCGCGGTGTCCCTCGTCGTGGAGCAGGCGCCCAGCCTCGCGTGGGACCTCGGGGACACCCGCGGCACCGTGATGCTGCGGATGCCGCTGCACCCCGTCGCGATCGAGCTGCTGCGCGAGGTCGGGCCGATGGCCGTGTCCAGCGCCAACGTCTCCGGCCGGCCGCCCGCCGCCACGATGCTCGAGGCCCGCGATCAGCTGGGCGACTCGGTCGACGTCTACCTCGACGGCGGACCGTCCGAGCACGCGGCGCCGTCGAGCATCGTCGACCTGTCCGGGCCGCAGCCGCGCGTGCTGCGCGAGGGCGCCGTGAGCACCGCACGGATCGCCGAGGTCCTCGGCGTCACCGTCGAATCGCTGGCCTGA